DNA from Clarias gariepinus isolate MV-2021 ecotype Netherlands chromosome 11, CGAR_prim_01v2, whole genome shotgun sequence:
gTTCAAAAGTTTGTAAACCCCTTCTAACGCCAATGTCGtttctgatgtttatttctctctgcactgtgaaacaatactgaaggcacacactaatctcctctgaacagttgatattgagatgtatatctgctccttctgctctatAAAGCTTcgtaacggctctaatctgaggtgctggttgttaattggtgatttctgaggctaaATCaactcctctgcagcagaggtcagctttattattatttaatttcaagaatataatttaaattttctttttttttaaaaggtagatttaaaaaaaggaaaatggatTAATTACCCTAATTAATAATCCAACAGTAAAAATGAATACGCTGTATAATATTTGGGTTAATATATGGCTCATTgcgaatttatatttttataaaataaatttataacattttaaaagctgTAAAACCTACATCTAAGTTATGCTTTATTTTCCTTTACTTACTGTGTTTATTAAAGTTTAAGAAAAACTTTGAGATACACTTTGACTTTCGATGTTCTTTGTCTTGGATCAATTTTAATGACAATACCACTGTTTTCAACTTTTAATCAATTCATATGACTTTCATTACACAACAAACAATTTGGacttaaaatgttaatatttatcaAAATATCTTTAAGTGACACATACACTAGAAAATGAACCAAAAATTCTTGCTTGTTTAAAATCAAGTTTAGCTTTAAAATACGACACGTCCTATCGAGTTATTGTTCTGAGTTTCTCACAGCAGCTGTAACCACATTTTGTGATATCGAATTTGACTATCCAAATCATCGTTCAGTGCACAACGTATAAATCAGAGCAAACGAAAGTGACGTGTGAGGTCGATAACGCAGAGTACACAGGATTGTTATTGTTCATACTGCTGAACTAACAAATACACCCAATGTTCTGTGTTGATATCAATAATAGAGTTGTAATGATACTTTTTACAATCATAAGTATTGTACGGTTACATAGTAGAGCTGGGCAGCATGtttcatttttcttacacacatttacataattttacatAAAGTTTAGATATTTAAAGCATTACAAGAACTAATAGCTgctataaaaacaaatgtttttttttttttttaactaaaacacttccgactttctaaaaaaattttatgttgAAATATAGACCTATACAATTTAGATAAATCCATTCCTGTTCAGGTGCTATTGAAGCAGATTCCTTACATTAGTACTAAAGTAGATATATTTGTGGATATCTTTAAAAATGCAAGTTGTTTCCCACAACTTaaatagagtaaaaaaaaaaattatccaaaagTGAAAAATGAGCAAAAGAAGCGAAACACTTACCTGATACTGCGTTTGGTATTTGTGCTGATGGATCGCGTTCTTTAACCGCGTTAACAAGGAGAGCTTTCCTGGCAGTTTGAGGTAAGGTTTTCATCTTGGCCTCCTCGTGCGCTTTCCTCTTCTTGAGAATCCCAATCAGATCACTCGACGGCGATCCCTTCATCgcgtccttctctctctctgtccttttcttttcctccgCCAAGCGAGAGGAAACGTGTCCGTGTCGCTTGCCGCCTTGTGCAAAACGCTGCACTTTCGCCGTAGAAATGATGAGACCGTTACTTAATTTGAAGGGATATAAGGAGTTCCTTGAGCGACACTTTTTTTCAAGGGCCTGTAATTTAACCTGGAACTGCTTCTTGTCACGCATCAGTTCCTTCAGGATGATCACGGGTGACTTGGATGTGGACGTAGAGCACGGCTTCCCCAGTCTCTTCAGATGGCCCCGGACATGATTCGATAAGCCGGTCTTGGTGTCGAACCACTCCCGACATAGCGGGCACGTCAGCTCTGATTTTGCCCCTGAAGGCTGCTCAATCGACACCAAGTCCACCTCTGTTACAAGATGAAATAAGTGACTTACTCATCAAAACATTAGCATTAACAGGTTAAATTTGtatatgttataatttttttttgttttatttagtaattCACAGGCTAGGATGGTGAACATAAGTATTTTCATTATAGCCTTAAAGTTGTCAACAGTAGTTACGCATTAAACGGTAAATGTTACAATTTTGTCATGTTAGTAACTTAGCTGAACCTTTGTACAAGGAAGTTAATGAGATGGACTTTGTAAATTGTAGACCAATACACCTTTTCTAGCACATTAAATGTATTCTGATCATAGAATCAGCCAGAACTTGTACCACTCATTACCTCAGCCTTGGACTTGACTACTACTGACTGTGTGAATACGTTAAACTGATCAAAGACAATGTAAAATAACGTTACTATGAAGATTTTTACCAAGGATTCTTTTTCACGCAAGTCTTGTACTTGAGCAAACCTTAAGAAACCATCTGAGACCTTGCAAGCTAATTTAAAAGGGCATTATGAGAACACTAAAAGGCCATCAGTTTTTACAATGCATAGGGCTAGGTTTCTGTTGCATGCTAGGTGAggtaaatattttcattatagtCCAGAATTGGTAAGTCCAAGGCTTGGACTTTGGGAGAATTGGTCAACTGAAGGAAACTTAAAGGTAAGGAAAGttgtgaggaaaaaaacaaaaccttacCTGTTTTAATCTGAGGTATCGCTGACATCCTTCGCCGAACAGGAGGCACTTTATCTTGTGAAGCCACTTGGGCTGCAGACACAACGTGACGTGCTTTATAGCTTACACCCACCCTGTGCAGATGCCCTCGTATATGGTTGGAAAGACCGATTCCGGACTGAAACACAGCCGGGCAGTAGGGGCAAGACTTTAGCTCGACCTTGTAGTCCCTGATTTTTGCAACATTATCCGACTCATTGGTATCGCCACACACTTCCATTTCCATGCATTCTTCTTTGATAGAAACTGTCTGCAGCAAACCCGATTCTTGCTCGGAGAGGTCGCTTGAGGCAGACGGGCTCCTAAACGTTGTGTTGCTAATACGTAGACCATCTTTACtatcacattttttaataaggtAGAGATTGGAGTTTTTCTGGAAAATCTGCCTGCATTTGGGAAAATCAATCAGTATATCTTGGCCTTGTATGTTGTGGAACGGAGTGGACATTTTTCTTTTGGAAGGCGATTTCTTTAAAGTCAGTTTCTCTGAAGGTAAGTGTTTGTGGTTAGTGCTTGAGTTGTGTCCTTTAGAACAGTTGCTTTTATGGCCAAATCCGTGGCTGCTACCATCGGATATTTGAGTGCAAACCGAGTCGTCATTGTATAGTGCAAATTGTTTCCCCTTGCCCTTGGCAGGGGATGGTGGTCCCTCTTCTGCATTGAGGAACTCATCACTGCAGTATTTACCAGCATCTGGACTCCCACCTCCTACACCAATTTCGTCAAAGGTTGGAGTAGACTTGCTTTCCGAGTCACGAGTCCTCTTCCGGGATAGCAGTGAGTGAATCGATTTGTCAAGTTTCGATTCACTTTTGTCTGATTTTTCATCAGCAGAATGTTTTGATTTTGGTTGATCTGTTGGTAAAAGCCCATTTGAGTCTTCGACTTCGAGGGACTTGCACTCAAGTGAAAACGAACAGCTATTTTCTGAGTCGGGTATGAACTGTAAATTTTTGTCTGCCGATTTGTAATTCCTTACAGAATTTGGCTTTCTATCAGACTTACCAACTTTTTGGACGTCTTGCCTTCCGATTATCGCACACTGAGCATCGGAAACAGGGTGCTTGTTAAGCATGTGAGAAACTAGATCAGGTTTACTCGCAGCCAAGAAGTTACACTTGTGGCAGGGGTAATAACGCTTGTCCTTCTCATGCGTTTTTGCATGTTGGACAAAGGTATTGGGGCAGTTGGTTCCAAAACTGCACTGTGGACACTTGAGGAACTGTTGTCGTTTTGTCCGGTGAACATTTATGTGTTTTAAAAGTGAGGTGTGACTATAAAAGTCCCTTCCACATTCTTTGCACATGAACGGCTTTTGATCTAAccagtttggtgtgtgtgtttgtgaaggagAGTTGTCCTTAAAACTGCTATTGCTGGAAAATAACGCAGGCTCTTCCTCCAAGCCAGAGTCTCTGGACAGATTTTCTCGAACGTATTCAAGCTTCTGACTAGTCTTCCTGATTTTTGCTGGtttctgtaaaaaatttttGAAGGCCACTAATGTTCCGTTTGAGTACTGGGACTTGTTTGATGTTGGGGAACGCGTTTTGGATTGTTTCGATTCATGCTCTACTGCTTTTGGACTGCCCTCCATGGTGTGATCATTTTTTGAGTTTTCTGTTGAGGCCACCTTGTCCGACCTTGTACACTTCCTTCTAGACGAAGCAGGCTGAGCCTCTGTTTTAGAACAGTCCTGATTCTCGAGCAGAAAATTCATAAACTCTTTCTGTGGATTCCACTCAAGCTTTTCTCCATCATCAAAATTGTCCAATGAATTCTCCGGCGAATCCGCATCAAAGCCCCATATGCCCCGGTTTTCCACATCTTCAGCGGTTACCATTTGCCTTACGGCTATTTCACCATCTTTTCTCAGCGGATCGCAGTCTTCTAACTGAATGGCGGTTGTGTCGGTGGAATTCTGTGTGTGCGTTGACTTGGAGATGTCCaataaaatttcttgtgaaaTGCTGGGTGAAGCTGATCCATTGACATAGGCAGCTTTGGCAGGTTCATCAGCGCTGATGGAGTCAATATAACTCACATGCTTTAGAAGATCTGCTTGGTCGCTGTTTGGTGTCATGTTCTCATGTGGACGCTGCATTGATTCTTCTAATGCACTTCCTTCATTCAAGAATGCTGGATTGCTTGTTAGGGGCCCAGAGGTTTCTGATATGGGCTTGTCATTTTCCTCTTTCTTGGTATTCTCCTTCAAAGCAGACATGCCTCAGGACTATGTCTGGAAGattaaatagcaaaaaaattGGATGCAAATTTTAATTTGGATGTAGGTCAAAATTTTAAccatagtaataaaaaaaaaaaaagttaaaaaccagGAAATAAAATCATCAAAACTAAGATCAGACTTTTATACCACAGCGTTGATCAGTTAGTTGATTAATAAGGCATTGGAAGAGAAGAGAAATGAGGGGAAAAATTTATTCAGTTATGTACTGCAGTTATACTTAACCCCCTCCGCACTGGTAATGAACTCCCCCCATCATTCAGGAATCGCAAATTTGAATCCCA
Protein-coding regions in this window:
- the znf644a gene encoding zinc finger protein 644a — protein: MSALKENTKKEENDKPISETSGPLTSNPAFLNEGSALEESMQRPHENMTPNSDQADLLKHVSYIDSISADEPAKAAYVNGSASPSISQEILLDISKSTHTQNSTDTTAIQLEDCDPLRKDGEIAVRQMVTAEDVENRGIWGFDADSPENSLDNFDDGEKLEWNPQKEFMNFLLENQDCSKTEAQPASSRRKCTRSDKVASTENSKNDHTMEGSPKAVEHESKQSKTRSPTSNKSQYSNGTLVAFKNFLQKPAKIRKTSQKLEYVRENLSRDSGLEEEPALFSSNSSFKDNSPSQTHTPNWLDQKPFMCKECGRDFYSHTSLLKHINVHRTKRQQFLKCPQCSFGTNCPNTFVQHAKTHEKDKRYYPCHKCNFLAASKPDLVSHMLNKHPVSDAQCAIIGRQDVQKVGKSDRKPNSVRNYKSADKNLQFIPDSENSCSFSLECKSLEVEDSNGLLPTDQPKSKHSADEKSDKSESKLDKSIHSLLSRKRTRDSESKSTPTFDEIGVGGGSPDAGKYCSDEFLNAEEGPPSPAKGKGKQFALYNDDSVCTQISDGSSHGFGHKSNCSKGHNSSTNHKHLPSEKLTLKKSPSKRKMSTPFHNIQGQDILIDFPKCRQIFQKNSNLYLIKKCDSKDGLRISNTTFRSPSASSDLSEQESGLLQTVSIKEECMEMEVCGDTNESDNVAKIRDYKVELKSCPYCPAVFQSGIGLSNHIRGHLHRVGVSYKARHVVSAAQVASQDKVPPVRRRMSAIPQIKTEVDLVSIEQPSGAKSELTCPLCREWFDTKTGLSNHVRGHLKRLGKPCSTSTSKSPVIILKELMRDKKQFQVKLQALEKKCRSRNSLYPFKLSNGLIISTAKVQRFAQGGKRHGHVSSRLAEEKKRTEREKDAMKGSPSSDLIGILKKRKAHEEAKMKTLPQTARKALLVNAVKERDPSAQIPNAVSVSEKSDLNRKVCVHCNATFHSGVSLSNHLRAYARRKRNALLEGTTYDCKRKQRSRSGSKKKTHPLLHTPEEIYRLTCRFCDLVFQGPLSVQEDWVKHLQRHIMNTAVPHTGAAMVEVTCVPSDASTHTPPQTPP